Proteins co-encoded in one Streptococcus ruminicola genomic window:
- the dapB gene encoding 4-hydroxy-tetrahydrodipicolinate reductase, whose amino-acid sequence MSIKVIVAGFKGRMGSAAVNMVKGDDDLTLAALLDPFATEKEVDGVPVFTDKSQLVGFDADVWVDFTMPAVAYENTRFALENGFAPVVGTTGFSEDEIAELIALSEDKKIGGLIAPNFAIGAILLMEFAAKAAKYFPDLEIIELHHDKKKDAPSGTAVKTAELIREVRQAKKQGAPDEVETLKGARGADFDGMRIHSVRLPGLVAHQEVIFGAQGEGLTLRHDSYDRISFMSGVNIGIKAVVKQDKLVYGLEKLL is encoded by the coding sequence ATGAGTATTAAAGTTATCGTAGCAGGTTTTAAAGGGAGAATGGGTTCAGCAGCAGTTAATATGGTTAAGGGAGATGACGATTTAACCTTAGCAGCTTTGCTTGATCCATTTGCAACAGAAAAAGAAGTTGATGGCGTCCCAGTATTCACTGATAAATCACAACTAGTTGGTTTTGATGCTGATGTGTGGGTTGATTTTACAATGCCAGCTGTTGCTTATGAAAACACTCGCTTTGCTTTAGAAAATGGCTTTGCTCCAGTTGTTGGGACAACAGGATTTTCTGAAGACGAAATTGCCGAATTGATTGCTCTTTCTGAAGACAAGAAAATCGGTGGACTCATTGCCCCTAACTTCGCTATCGGTGCAATTTTACTCATGGAATTTGCTGCTAAAGCAGCCAAATATTTTCCGGACCTTGAAATTATTGAATTACATCATGATAAGAAGAAGGATGCTCCTTCAGGAACAGCTGTGAAAACAGCTGAATTGATTCGCGAAGTGCGTCAAGCTAAGAAACAAGGTGCTCCAGATGAAGTTGAAACACTTAAGGGAGCGCGTGGTGCTGATTTTGATGGTATGCGTATCCACAGTGTTCGCTTACCTGGCCTGGTTGCTCACCAAGAAGTTATTTTTGGGGCACAAGGTGAAGGGTTAACACTTCGTCATGATTCATATGATCGTATTTCATTTATGAGTGGCGTTAATATTGGAATTAAAGCAGTTGTGAAACAAGATAAACTTGTTTATGGTTTGGAAAAATTACTATGA
- a CDS encoding DegV family protein translates to MKLAVITDTTAVLSDDLKAKENLFVLDIPIMIGGISYVEGKDLSLDDFYRKMAMSPTLPKTSQPSLAKLDEILTQLSTEGYTHVVGLFLSSGISGFWQNIQFLIEDYPELTIAFPDSKITSAPLGSMVKNTLNWAEKGLSFDDILAKLQKQIDGTSAFIMVDDLNHLVKGGRLSNGSALIGNLLSIKPILYFNDEGVIEVYEKVRTEKKAIKRLVDVLSDVTENGEYEVFIIHSRAEEKAQHFYQALAERGQTKNLEIVSFDGVIATHLGEGAVAFGFTPIV, encoded by the coding sequence CGCAGTTTTGTCAGATGACCTTAAGGCAAAAGAAAATCTTTTCGTCTTAGATATCCCAATCATGATTGGTGGTATTTCTTACGTTGAAGGTAAAGACTTGAGCCTTGATGATTTTTACAGAAAAATGGCTATGTCACCAACCTTACCTAAGACAAGCCAACCAAGTCTAGCCAAATTAGATGAAATTTTGACACAACTTTCAACTGAAGGCTATACACACGTTGTAGGATTGTTTTTGTCATCAGGCATTTCAGGATTTTGGCAGAATATCCAATTCTTAATTGAAGATTATCCTGAATTAACGATTGCATTTCCAGATAGTAAAATCACTTCAGCACCATTAGGTAGCATGGTTAAAAATACACTTAATTGGGCTGAAAAAGGTCTTTCATTTGATGATATTTTGGCTAAATTGCAAAAGCAAATCGATGGAACAAGTGCCTTTATCATGGTTGATGATTTAAATCACTTGGTAAAAGGTGGACGTTTGTCAAATGGTTCAGCTTTGATTGGTAACTTGCTTAGCATCAAACCAATTCTTTACTTTAATGACGAAGGTGTTATTGAAGTTTATGAAAAAGTGCGAACTGAGAAAAAAGCTATCAAACGTCTTGTTGATGTTTTGTCTGACGTGACTGAAAATGGAGAATACGAAGTTTTCATCATTCATTCTCGCGCAGAAGAAAAAGCTCAACATTTCTATCAAGCTTTGGCTGAAAGAGGTCAAACGAAGAATCTTGAAATCGTATCATTTGATGGCGTAATTGCTACTCATTTAGGGGAAGGTGCCGTTGCATTTGGTTTCACACCAATTGTCTAA